Proteins encoded within one genomic window of Brachybacterium sp. P6-10-X1:
- a CDS encoding thymidine kinase, with translation MRTGEAGRLHVIAGPMFAGKTEELLRRVHRARLAGLQVDVVGHRLDDRGGPERLSTHIGRTVPARMLESADAVLEVLEGASPDLVAIDEAQFFGPRIIPVIEQLLVAGIQVEVAGLCVTYDGGPFDPVPSLMAQAEEVVKLTAVCSICGADAAFHIRLLADGGDALRATAVQIGGSESYRARCRAHRHGAA, from the coding sequence ATGCGCACGGGTGAGGCAGGTCGACTGCACGTCATCGCCGGGCCCATGTTCGCCGGCAAGACCGAGGAGCTGCTGCGGCGCGTCCACCGTGCACGCCTGGCGGGTCTGCAGGTCGACGTGGTGGGCCACCGGCTCGACGACCGCGGCGGCCCGGAGCGGCTCAGTACCCACATCGGCCGCACCGTCCCTGCGCGCATGCTCGAATCCGCCGACGCGGTGCTCGAGGTGCTGGAGGGGGCCTCACCCGATCTGGTCGCGATCGACGAGGCCCAGTTCTTCGGTCCGCGGATCATCCCGGTGATCGAGCAGCTGCTCGTGGCCGGGATCCAGGTCGAGGTCGCCGGGCTCTGCGTCACCTACGACGGTGGTCCCTTCGACCCGGTCCCGAGCCTGATGGCGCAGGCGGAGGAGGTGGTGAAGCTGACCGCGGTCTGCAGCATCTGCGGCGCGGACGCCGCTTTCCACATCCGTCTGCTCGCGGATGGTGGGGACGCATTGCGGGCCACTGCGGTGCAGATCGGCGGCAGCGAGTCCTACCGAGCACGGTGCCGAGCGCATCGGCACGGGGCGGCCTGA
- a CDS encoding fructose-specific PTS transporter subunit EIIC: MPGSLMTPELVRLEVPPPGDKNAVIGLMADLVAATGRADRDGLEAGLLKREESFATGMPGGFAIPHCRTEAVHEAALGFLRLSEPVDFGSADGPADLVIGIAAPAGTDDQHLKLLAQLSRALIRPEFLADLRAAQEPHEVSDLVMGILEPEEEKQTETAAAGDPATGGHAPDGAPSADGAVGDDAGTPAATGAPGDVLVAGDTRTADDADSTPVLLAITSCPTGIAHTYMAAESLENAAKDKGVELHTETQGSGGITPFTDEQIASAGALIVAADVSISGRERFAGLPLVEHPVKRAISHGSEMVDEAIAAVSDPSARRVPAAGGEGAKDAGSSASSESAARQSWPRRIQASVMTGVSYMIPFVAAGGLLMALGFLIAGFDVAFVAQDVATGSSLGDLPGHRSYEGATGTIETERAGLALYLGAVLFTLGSTGMGFLVAALSGYIAFGLAGRPGIAPGFIGGAVSVLIGAGFLGGLVTGLLAGLVALWLTTLKPPRWLAGLMPVVIIPLVTSLVVGGLMLLFLGRPLATLMTTLQDGLTGMSGSSAILLGVIIGLMMCFDLGGPVNKAAYLFATAGLSQGTEASFEIMAAVMAAGMVPPLAMALSTVVRRRLYTDLERENGTTAWLLGAAFITEGAIPFAAADPLRVIPSMMTGGAVAGALVMAFGVGSQAPHGGIFVAFAISPIWGFVIAILAGALVAGAVVTVLKEGARRKRAVAA, from the coding sequence ATGCCCGGATCACTGATGACCCCTGAGCTGGTCCGCCTGGAGGTGCCCCCTCCCGGCGACAAGAACGCCGTGATCGGCCTGATGGCCGATCTCGTCGCCGCCACCGGTCGCGCGGATCGCGACGGCCTCGAGGCGGGCCTGCTGAAGCGCGAGGAGTCCTTCGCCACCGGCATGCCCGGCGGCTTCGCGATCCCCCACTGCCGCACCGAGGCCGTGCACGAGGCGGCCCTGGGCTTCCTGCGCCTGTCCGAGCCGGTCGACTTCGGATCGGCCGACGGGCCGGCCGACCTCGTGATCGGCATCGCCGCCCCGGCAGGGACCGATGACCAGCACCTGAAGCTCCTCGCCCAGCTGTCCCGTGCGCTGATCCGTCCCGAGTTCCTCGCGGACCTGCGCGCCGCCCAGGAGCCGCACGAGGTCTCCGACCTGGTGATGGGGATCCTCGAGCCGGAGGAGGAGAAGCAGACGGAGACCGCCGCCGCGGGCGACCCCGCCACCGGGGGGCACGCCCCCGACGGGGCGCCATCGGCCGACGGAGCCGTGGGCGACGACGCCGGGACCCCCGCAGCCACCGGTGCCCCCGGAGATGTCCTGGTCGCCGGAGATACCCGGACGGCCGACGACGCCGACTCCACCCCGGTGCTGCTGGCGATCACCTCCTGCCCGACCGGCATCGCCCACACCTACATGGCCGCCGAATCCCTCGAGAACGCGGCGAAGGACAAGGGCGTCGAGCTGCACACCGAGACCCAGGGCTCCGGCGGCATCACGCCCTTCACCGATGAACAGATCGCCTCCGCCGGCGCGCTCATCGTCGCGGCCGACGTCAGCATCTCGGGACGGGAGCGCTTCGCCGGCCTCCCCCTCGTCGAGCACCCGGTCAAGCGGGCCATCTCGCACGGATCCGAGATGGTCGACGAGGCGATCGCGGCGGTGTCGGACCCCTCGGCGCGCCGGGTTCCCGCCGCCGGCGGCGAGGGCGCGAAGGACGCCGGCTCCTCCGCCTCCTCCGAGTCCGCAGCGCGGCAGTCCTGGCCCAGGCGCATCCAGGCCTCCGTGATGACCGGCGTGTCCTACATGATCCCGTTCGTCGCCGCCGGCGGACTGCTGATGGCGCTCGGCTTCCTCATCGCGGGCTTCGACGTCGCCTTCGTCGCCCAGGACGTCGCCACCGGATCCTCCCTGGGCGACCTGCCGGGCCACCGGTCCTACGAGGGCGCCACGGGCACCATCGAGACCGAACGCGCAGGACTGGCGCTCTATCTCGGCGCCGTCCTGTTCACCCTGGGGTCCACGGGGATGGGCTTCCTGGTGGCCGCGCTGTCCGGCTACATCGCCTTCGGACTGGCCGGACGTCCCGGCATCGCTCCCGGCTTCATCGGCGGCGCCGTCTCCGTGCTCATCGGCGCGGGCTTCCTCGGCGGTCTCGTCACCGGTCTACTGGCCGGTCTCGTCGCCCTGTGGCTGACGACCCTGAAGCCGCCGCGGTGGCTCGCCGGGCTGATGCCCGTCGTGATCATCCCGTTGGTGACCTCCCTCGTCGTCGGCGGCCTGATGCTCCTGTTCCTGGGCCGACCGCTCGCCACGCTGATGACCACGCTGCAGGACGGCCTGACCGGGATGTCGGGCTCCTCGGCGATCCTGCTGGGCGTCATCATCGGGCTGATGATGTGCTTCGACCTCGGCGGCCCCGTGAACAAGGCGGCCTACCTCTTCGCCACGGCCGGTCTGTCCCAGGGCACCGAGGCGTCCTTCGAGATCATGGCGGCCGTGATGGCCGCGGGCATGGTGCCGCCGCTGGCGATGGCACTGTCGACCGTGGTGCGGCGCCGGCTCTACACGGATCTGGAGCGGGAGAACGGCACCACCGCCTGGCTGCTCGGCGCCGCGTTCATCACCGAGGGTGCCATCCCCTTCGCCGCGGCCGATCCGCTGCGGGTGATCCCCTCGATGATGACCGGCGGTGCTGTCGCCGGTGCACTGGTGATGGCCTTCGGCGTCGGCTCCCAGGCCCCGCACGGAGGCATCTTCGTCGCCTTCGCGATCAGCCCGATCTGGGGATTCGTGATCGCGATCCTCGCCGGCGCCCTGGTCGCCGGGGCCGTGGTCACGGTGCTGAAGGAGGGCGCACGGCGCAAGCGCGCGGTGGCCGCCTGA
- a CDS encoding mismatch-specific DNA-glycosylase, with translation MSTPRISPLAGRRPTRADLPTFAGSPQDALEDILPDPELGQVLRLLIVGINPGLWTAAVNAPFARPGNRFWPSLYRAGLTSRLVDASRGLEEKDEKDLLERGIGITNLVGRATARADELSTAELRAGGEDLTRRVAALRPAVVAIAGITAFRTAFDARKSHLGIQDPPTVPHWPQEVTLWVVPQPSGLNAHATVESLAETWRDVARRAGVPAARTASEGR, from the coding sequence ATGAGCACCCCGCGCATCTCTCCCCTGGCGGGCCGCCGTCCGACCCGGGCGGACCTGCCGACCTTCGCCGGCTCGCCGCAGGACGCGCTCGAGGACATCCTGCCCGACCCGGAGCTCGGGCAGGTCCTGCGCCTGCTGATCGTCGGCATCAATCCCGGTCTGTGGACCGCCGCGGTCAACGCACCGTTCGCCCGCCCCGGCAACCGGTTCTGGCCCTCCCTGTATCGCGCGGGGCTCACGTCACGGCTGGTCGACGCCTCCCGCGGCCTCGAGGAGAAGGACGAGAAGGACCTCCTCGAACGCGGCATCGGCATCACGAACCTCGTCGGCCGCGCCACCGCCCGGGCCGATGAGCTGAGCACCGCCGAGCTCCGGGCCGGCGGCGAAGACCTGACGCGGCGCGTCGCTGCGCTGCGGCCGGCGGTAGTGGCGATCGCCGGGATCACGGCCTTCCGCACCGCGTTCGACGCCCGGAAATCACACCTGGGGATCCAGGATCCGCCGACGGTCCCGCACTGGCCGCAGGAGGTGACGTTATGGGTGGTGCCGCAGCCGAGCGGACTGAACGCGCACGCGACCGTCGAGTCTCTCGCGGAGACCTGGCGGGACGTCGCCCGCCGCGCGGGAGTCCCCGCCGCACGGACCGCCTCCGAGGGCCGGTGA
- a CDS encoding 1-phosphofructokinase family hexose kinase, with protein sequence MIITLTANPSLDRTVDLGGPLTPGGVHRIASETTQPGGKGVNVALGVQRAGLDVTAILPAAPHDPLLALLEADGLPHRASPVAGRTRTNLTVLSTPQQTTKLNEPGDTLTPAEISALEQLLLSAVEPGDVVMLSGSLAPGMPVDEYVRLIDQLRGKDVRVGVDTSDAPLDALAAALPITAPDFLKPNAEELGQIVGLSGEQLEEQAAAGDLDGVREAALRLHDRGVGSVLVTLGGSGGLLATQGAAWYCPSPVVPLGSTVGAGDSATAGYLIARIRGEGPRHCLARALAYGTAAVGLPGTTIPYPEQVRPEVERVVRV encoded by the coding sequence GTGATCATCACCCTGACGGCGAACCCCTCGCTGGACCGCACCGTCGACCTCGGCGGCCCCCTCACCCCCGGCGGCGTGCACCGGATCGCGAGCGAGACCACCCAGCCCGGCGGCAAGGGAGTCAACGTCGCCCTCGGCGTGCAGCGGGCCGGACTCGACGTCACCGCGATCCTGCCGGCGGCGCCGCACGATCCCCTGCTCGCGCTCCTGGAGGCCGACGGCCTCCCGCACCGCGCCAGTCCCGTCGCGGGACGGACCCGGACCAACCTCACCGTGCTGTCCACGCCGCAACAGACGACGAAGCTCAACGAACCGGGCGACACCCTGACCCCGGCCGAGATCTCCGCCCTGGAGCAGCTGCTGCTGTCCGCGGTCGAACCGGGCGACGTCGTCATGCTCTCGGGATCGCTCGCCCCCGGCATGCCCGTCGACGAGTACGTGCGCCTGATCGACCAGCTCCGGGGCAAGGACGTCCGCGTGGGCGTGGACACCTCGGACGCGCCGCTCGACGCCCTCGCCGCCGCTCTGCCGATCACCGCACCGGACTTCCTCAAGCCCAATGCCGAGGAGCTCGGTCAGATCGTCGGCCTCAGCGGCGAGCAGCTCGAGGAGCAGGCCGCGGCCGGGGACCTCGACGGGGTCCGAGAGGCCGCGCTGCGGCTGCACGACCGGGGCGTCGGTTCCGTGCTGGTGACCCTCGGCGGATCGGGCGGGCTGCTCGCGACCCAGGGCGCGGCCTGGTACTGCCCCTCGCCCGTCGTGCCCCTCGGCTCCACCGTCGGTGCCGGGGACTCCGCGACCGCCGGCTATCTCATCGCCCGCATCCGCGGGGAGGGACCTCGGCACTGCCTGGCCCGTGCCCTCGCCTACGGCACGGCGGCCGTGGGACTGCCGGGCACCACCATCCCGTACCCGGAGCAGGTCCGCCCCGAGGTGGAGCGCGTCGTGCGGGTCTGA
- a CDS encoding O-acetyl-ADP-ribose deacetylase, translated as MKLRIAPGDLTETVVDAVVNAANSSLLGGGGVDGAIHRRGGSEILAACRRLRETSLPDGLPAGQAVVTTAGKLPARWVIHTVGPVHSPREDRSQTLASCYREALRVAGEIGARSVAFPTISAGVYGWPMDDAVRIAVETVREVAARQESSAPGVEEVVFVPFGADAESAFRAQLST; from the coding sequence ATGAAGCTGCGCATCGCCCCCGGGGACCTCACGGAGACCGTCGTCGACGCCGTGGTCAACGCGGCCAACTCGTCCCTGCTCGGCGGTGGCGGCGTGGACGGGGCGATCCACCGCCGGGGCGGATCGGAGATCCTCGCCGCGTGCCGCCGACTGCGCGAGACGTCCTTGCCCGACGGGCTTCCTGCCGGTCAGGCCGTCGTGACCACGGCGGGGAAGCTTCCGGCGCGCTGGGTGATCCACACCGTCGGGCCCGTGCATTCCCCGCGCGAGGACCGCTCGCAGACCCTGGCCTCGTGCTACCGAGAGGCACTGCGCGTCGCCGGAGAGATCGGCGCCCGCAGCGTCGCCTTCCCGACCATCTCCGCCGGTGTCTACGGATGGCCGATGGACGACGCCGTGCGGATCGCCGTCGAGACCGTCCGCGAGGTCGCAGCCCGGCAGGAGTCGTCCGCCCCGGGCGTCGAGGAGGTCGTCTTCGTGCCCTTCGGCGCCGACGCCGAGAGCGCGTTCCGTGCACAGCTGAGCACCTGA
- a CDS encoding DeoR/GlpR family DNA-binding transcription regulator, producing the protein MTRVYARERQRQIREILSSSGRVTVTALAEHFAVTTETVRRDLDQLAAQELLVRVHGGAVPRSTTEVEPDLDSRRTTHVEAKRRIALAAARLLPTDPRAAVLLDAGSTTAELLPHLAPRRGPVITNAPAIAQGALVHTELEVHLLPGRVRPTTQAAVGSATVDAVRALNSEVAFLGCNGLDAEGFTTPDPDEAAVKSAMVRSAGRRVVLADSSKAGTRHLVTFARSTEIDALVTDGALPDEIHSSLVEAGIEVIQA; encoded by the coding sequence AGCAGCTCCGGACGGGTCACCGTCACGGCGCTGGCCGAGCATTTCGCGGTGACCACCGAGACGGTGCGCCGCGACCTCGACCAGCTCGCCGCGCAGGAGCTCCTGGTCCGCGTGCACGGTGGCGCCGTCCCCCGCAGCACCACCGAGGTCGAGCCCGACCTGGATTCCCGGCGCACGACCCACGTGGAGGCCAAGCGTCGGATCGCTCTCGCCGCAGCGCGCCTGCTGCCCACCGACCCTCGCGCCGCGGTCCTGCTGGACGCCGGCAGCACCACGGCCGAGCTGCTCCCCCACCTCGCGCCCCGCCGCGGACCGGTGATCACCAATGCCCCTGCGATCGCCCAGGGAGCCCTGGTCCACACCGAGCTCGAGGTGCACCTGCTGCCCGGCCGCGTGCGCCCCACCACGCAGGCAGCGGTGGGCTCCGCCACGGTCGACGCGGTGCGTGCGCTGAACTCCGAGGTCGCGTTCCTCGGCTGCAACGGCCTGGACGCGGAGGGATTCACCACGCCCGATCCGGACGAGGCCGCCGTGAAGTCCGCGATGGTCCGCTCGGCCGGGCGGCGCGTGGTCCTCGCGGACTCCTCCAAGGCCGGGACGCGCCACCTGGTCACCTTCGCGCGCAGCACCGAGATCGACGCCCTCGTGACCGACGGCGCCCTGCCCGACGAGATCCACTCGTCCCTGGTCGAGGCCGGGATCGAGGTGATCCAGGCGTGA
- a CDS encoding GH92 family glycosyl hydrolase → MIVSADPGPVGSPTSKDAAGFLAPSALRYAARAGERAERTLPLLEGLSPLIGRTIERGEVLRTYLHPRLDAAQTWGATFVAVELLFEDGGRLSELDPHDQYGTVATAQGLGEGKILYADQWNDVQVSLDGAVGRTIAEVRLSVDIPEDAEADLVETADEDLAADRPEPEELSGWIDGPYLAPAPADPPREDPVAWVDTRRGTHASGDFSRGNNLPLTAVPNGFAFFTPATDARTRRWVYEYHRRNGEDNRPRLQGMAISHQPSPWMGDRNQFVLMPLRGDDPDASPVTRSLGFHHVGETARPDLYEVALDGGTSLRLAPTDHGAICEIDADADQGQLHLLLEGVDEHSRIDAAGAVFDGRLRAWVDSGLAQGYDRSDGATRMFVLAEVEPPPIAVGAARGDSTGSVLTFAPGTEHVTVRLVTSFLGIEQGRRTFAQEVERRRFEDVRVAAHAAWTERLRVIEPGTATPPQLRTLYGNLYRLSLYPNSHWENAGTSERPHPVHASPVLPVKGEATDTRTNAQVTPGRLYVNNGFWDTYRTAWPAYALLYPELAAELADGFVQQYREGGWIARWSSPGYADCMTGTSSDIAFADLAVKGVPLPDPLAAYESGLRNATVAPDRTEVGRRGNERAVFTGYVDTDTSESVSWTLEAHINDAGLAAQAELLAETTEDEEQAARLREEAAYLRARSANYVLLFDRSIGFFQGRRADGGFAKTPEEFDPKEWGGDFTETDGWNFAFHVPHDGEGLATLYDGREGLRAKLEEFFATPERADRKGTYGHVIHEMDEARAVRMGQFGVSNQPSHHIPFLFHHAGAPERASQVVREVHRRLFVGEQIGQGYPGDEDNGEMSAWWLLTALGLYPLQLGTGRYHLVAPLFDHAHVKPLGGEPFTVTVEGQDPQHDRISGVMVDGEEHPGAWIDHAVLRGRIQVTLGDRTSTWGEVPPSAGAPGERPEPLRDLFAADPGDPLQDDDSRSERVWDSASAVIDLPELGEPMLARFLTVTSAAETGGDPIAWRLEGSDDAETWVLLDERTSQSFRWRRQTRPFAVASPRACIHHRLVITTAEGPLRLAELELLG, encoded by the coding sequence ATGATCGTCTCCGCAGACCCGGGCCCCGTCGGATCTCCCACCAGCAAGGACGCCGCGGGGTTCCTCGCCCCCTCCGCGCTGCGCTATGCGGCCCGTGCCGGGGAGCGCGCCGAGAGGACGCTTCCCCTGCTCGAGGGGCTGTCCCCGCTGATCGGGCGCACCATCGAGCGCGGAGAGGTGCTGCGCACCTACCTCCACCCGCGTCTGGACGCCGCTCAGACCTGGGGCGCGACCTTCGTCGCCGTGGAGCTGCTCTTCGAGGATGGCGGCAGGCTGTCCGAGCTCGACCCCCACGACCAGTACGGCACCGTCGCGACCGCGCAGGGTCTGGGCGAGGGGAAGATCCTCTACGCCGATCAGTGGAACGACGTGCAGGTCTCGCTCGACGGCGCCGTCGGCCGCACCATCGCAGAGGTCCGCCTGAGCGTCGACATCCCCGAGGACGCGGAGGCCGACCTCGTGGAGACGGCCGACGAGGACCTCGCGGCCGATCGGCCCGAGCCCGAGGAGCTCTCCGGCTGGATCGACGGCCCCTATCTCGCCCCTGCGCCCGCTGACCCGCCCCGCGAGGATCCCGTGGCCTGGGTCGACACACGGCGCGGCACCCATGCGTCCGGGGACTTCTCCCGGGGCAACAATCTTCCGCTGACCGCCGTCCCGAACGGCTTCGCCTTCTTCACCCCGGCCACCGACGCCCGCACCCGACGCTGGGTGTACGAGTACCACCGTCGCAACGGCGAGGACAACCGGCCCCGGCTGCAGGGCATGGCGATCTCCCATCAGCCCAGCCCCTGGATGGGCGACCGCAACCAGTTCGTGCTCATGCCTCTGAGGGGCGATGACCCGGACGCCTCCCCGGTGACACGGTCCCTCGGCTTCCACCACGTCGGCGAGACCGCCCGTCCCGACCTGTACGAGGTGGCGCTGGACGGCGGGACCTCGCTGCGCCTGGCGCCGACGGATCACGGGGCGATCTGCGAGATCGACGCCGACGCCGACCAGGGGCAGCTGCACCTGCTGCTCGAGGGCGTCGACGAGCACAGTCGCATCGACGCCGCCGGTGCCGTCTTCGACGGGAGGCTGCGCGCCTGGGTCGACTCCGGCCTGGCTCAGGGCTACGATCGGTCCGACGGAGCCACCCGCATGTTCGTGCTCGCCGAGGTCGAGCCGCCCCCGATCGCCGTCGGGGCCGCTCGCGGCGACTCCACCGGCAGCGTGCTCACCTTCGCCCCGGGCACGGAGCACGTCACCGTCCGCCTGGTCACCAGCTTCCTGGGGATCGAGCAGGGCCGGCGCACCTTCGCCCAGGAGGTCGAGCGACGACGCTTCGAGGACGTCCGGGTCGCCGCCCATGCGGCGTGGACCGAGCGGCTGCGGGTGATCGAGCCCGGCACGGCCACCCCGCCGCAGCTGCGCACGCTGTACGGCAATCTCTACCGGCTCAGCCTCTACCCCAACTCGCACTGGGAGAACGCCGGAACCTCCGAGCGGCCCCACCCCGTCCACGCCAGTCCGGTGCTCCCTGTCAAGGGAGAGGCCACGGACACCCGCACCAATGCCCAGGTGACCCCCGGGAGGCTGTATGTCAACAACGGGTTCTGGGACACCTACCGCACCGCCTGGCCCGCCTATGCGCTGCTGTACCCGGAGCTGGCCGCCGAGCTCGCCGACGGCTTCGTCCAGCAGTACCGCGAGGGCGGTTGGATCGCCCGCTGGTCCTCGCCCGGATACGCCGACTGCATGACCGGCACCAGCAGCGACATCGCCTTCGCGGACCTTGCCGTCAAGGGTGTGCCGCTGCCGGACCCGCTGGCCGCCTACGAGTCCGGGCTGCGCAATGCGACCGTCGCCCCCGACCGCACCGAGGTCGGCCGACGCGGCAATGAACGCGCCGTCTTCACCGGCTACGTCGATACCGACACCTCCGAGTCCGTCTCCTGGACGCTCGAGGCCCACATCAACGATGCCGGCCTGGCCGCCCAGGCCGAACTGCTCGCCGAGACCACGGAGGACGAGGAGCAGGCCGCACGGCTGCGCGAGGAAGCGGCCTATCTGCGAGCCCGCTCGGCCAACTACGTGCTGCTGTTCGATCGCTCGATCGGGTTCTTCCAGGGCCGACGCGCCGACGGCGGCTTCGCGAAGACCCCGGAGGAGTTCGACCCGAAGGAATGGGGCGGGGATTTCACCGAGACCGACGGCTGGAACTTCGCCTTCCACGTCCCTCACGACGGGGAAGGGCTGGCGACCCTGTACGACGGCCGCGAAGGTCTGAGGGCGAAGCTCGAGGAGTTCTTCGCGACCCCCGAACGGGCGGACCGCAAGGGGACCTACGGCCACGTCATCCACGAGATGGACGAGGCCAGGGCGGTGCGGATGGGCCAGTTCGGCGTCTCCAACCAGCCCTCCCACCACATCCCGTTCCTCTTCCACCACGCCGGGGCTCCGGAGCGGGCCTCGCAGGTGGTGCGCGAGGTCCACCGTCGTCTGTTCGTCGGCGAGCAGATCGGCCAGGGATACCCCGGCGACGAGGACAACGGCGAGATGAGCGCCTGGTGGCTGCTGACCGCTCTCGGGCTGTACCCGCTGCAGCTCGGCACCGGGCGCTATCACCTGGTGGCGCCGCTGTTCGATCATGCGCACGTCAAGCCGCTGGGCGGGGAGCCCTTCACCGTCACCGTCGAGGGTCAGGACCCGCAGCACGACCGCATCTCGGGGGTCATGGTCGACGGCGAGGAGCACCCCGGTGCGTGGATCGACCACGCAGTCCTGCGCGGACGGATCCAGGTCACGCTCGGCGACCGGACGAGCACCTGGGGCGAGGTGCCGCCGTCGGCCGGTGCGCCGGGAGAGCGGCCCGAGCCGCTGCGCGACCTGTTCGCCGCCGACCCCGGGGACCCCCTGCAGGACGACGACTCCCGCAGCGAGCGCGTCTGGGACAGTGCGAGCGCCGTGATCGACCTGCCCGAGCTGGGCGAGCCGATGCTGGCCCGCTTCCTCACCGTGACCTCGGCGGCCGAGACCGGCGGGGACCCGATCGCCTGGCGGCTCGAGGGCTCGGACGACGCCGAGACCTGGGTGCTGCTCGATGAGCGCACCTCCCAGAGCTTCCGCTGGCGCCGCCAGACCCGGCCCTTCGCGGTCGCCTCGCCCAGGGCGTGCATCCACCACCGGCTCGTGATCACCACCGCCGAGGGGCCGCTGCGCCTGGCCGAGCTGGAGCTGCTGGGCTGA
- a CDS encoding TIGR02206 family membrane protein, whose translation MRESDGVLSAEGALGHMPAYGSAHLSMLVLLVLAAVLLVRWARRAETAQVDHVLRVAGWALLANSVFWTLWGFMPWSWNLQESLPLHYSDALRFIAPIALITRARCAIVISYFWGLTLNMQSVLTPDVNYFVWIPLEFVEYWIAHLSGVLVPVVLTWGLRFHPTWRGYRVTFAITLGWAVLAFSLNLLAGTNYGYLNGAPDGPSLLDVMGPWPLYLLVEAVAVAGVWALMTWPWVAADRRRGTPLAGPGALLRQPVAAAGRVRPPVVTR comes from the coding sequence ATGCGGGAGTCCGACGGCGTCCTATCGGCCGAGGGCGCCCTGGGGCACATGCCCGCCTACGGGAGCGCGCACCTGAGCATGCTCGTCCTGCTCGTCCTCGCCGCGGTGCTGCTGGTCCGCTGGGCCCGGCGCGCCGAGACCGCACAGGTCGATCACGTCCTGCGGGTCGCCGGCTGGGCGCTGCTGGCCAACTCCGTGTTCTGGACCCTCTGGGGATTCATGCCCTGGTCCTGGAACCTCCAGGAGTCGCTGCCCCTGCACTACTCCGACGCCCTGCGCTTCATCGCTCCGATCGCCCTGATCACGAGGGCCCGCTGCGCGATCGTGATCAGCTACTTCTGGGGTCTGACCCTGAACATGCAGTCGGTGCTCACACCGGACGTCAACTACTTCGTGTGGATCCCGCTGGAGTTCGTCGAGTACTGGATCGCGCACCTGAGCGGGGTGCTCGTCCCCGTCGTCCTGACCTGGGGGCTGCGCTTTCACCCCACCTGGCGCGGCTACCGGGTCACCTTCGCGATCACGCTCGGGTGGGCGGTGCTGGCCTTCTCGCTGAACCTCCTGGCGGGCACGAACTACGGCTATCTCAACGGCGCGCCCGACGGTCCCAGCCTGCTGGACGTGATGGGTCCCTGGCCGCTCTACCTGCTGGTCGAAGCCGTCGCGGTGGCAGGGGTGTGGGCCCTGATGACCTGGCCGTGGGTCGCCGCCGACCGGCGCCGCGGAACGCCTCTCGCCGGTCCGGGAGCGCTGCTGCGGCAGCCGGTCGCGGCGGCTGGACGGGTCCGTCCACCTGTGGTGACGCGGTGA